Proteins encoded within one genomic window of Streptomyces kaniharaensis:
- a CDS encoding IS630 family transposase: protein MAERVQVREIDDDEGRRLLRIVRRGAGSVVTWRRAHMVLLSAQRMPVAKIAEVTFTSADRVRDVIHNFNADGFDSLYPKYKGGRPRTFTLPERREIKKIAKSKPAEHGLPFSTWSLAKLADFLVAEGVVDDISHEGLRVLLREEGVSFQRVKTWKTSKDPDYEAKKARVEHLYAIADGEVIPEKGEPEVVFCLDEFGPLNLQPHPGRQWAERGGKGKAPDREPRPRRRATYTRPHGVRHLFAAYDLAKDQLYGHIKKTKNRSKFLEFCRYLRSLYAADVRIAIICDNYSPHLTTKRCQRVGTWAAANNVEIAYTPTNSSWLNRIEAQFTALRYFALDGTDHQSHKEQGSMIRRYIIWRNKHAADERLSAVVNRANIA from the coding sequence GTGGCTGAACGCGTGCAGGTCCGTGAGATCGATGACGACGAGGGCAGACGGCTGCTGCGGATTGTCCGCCGGGGCGCTGGGTCGGTGGTGACCTGGCGGCGGGCCCACATGGTGTTGCTCTCTGCCCAGCGCATGCCCGTGGCGAAGATCGCCGAGGTCACGTTCACCAGCGCGGACCGGGTCCGCGACGTGATCCACAACTTCAATGCCGACGGCTTCGACTCGCTCTACCCGAAATACAAGGGCGGACGGCCCAGGACCTTCACGCTGCCCGAGCGCCGGGAGATCAAGAAGATCGCCAAGTCCAAGCCGGCCGAGCACGGCCTGCCCTTTTCGACCTGGAGCCTGGCCAAGCTGGCCGACTTCCTGGTCGCCGAGGGGGTGGTCGACGACATCAGCCATGAGGGCCTTCGGGTCCTGCTCCGCGAGGAGGGCGTCTCCTTTCAACGCGTGAAGACCTGGAAGACCTCGAAGGATCCCGACTACGAAGCGAAGAAGGCCCGCGTCGAGCACCTCTACGCGATCGCCGACGGCGAGGTCATACCCGAGAAAGGTGAGCCCGAAGTCGTCTTCTGTCTGGACGAGTTCGGGCCACTCAACCTCCAACCGCACCCCGGTCGGCAGTGGGCCGAACGCGGTGGCAAGGGCAAGGCCCCCGATCGCGAGCCCAGACCCCGGCGTCGGGCCACCTACACCCGACCGCACGGCGTCCGGCACCTGTTCGCCGCCTACGACCTCGCCAAGGACCAGCTCTACGGGCACATCAAGAAGACCAAGAACCGGTCCAAGTTCCTGGAGTTCTGCCGCTACCTGCGCTCGCTGTACGCGGCGGACGTTCGCATTGCGATCATCTGCGACAACTACTCACCGCACCTGACGACGAAGCGGTGCCAGCGGGTCGGGACCTGGGCGGCGGCGAACAACGTGGAGATCGCCTACACCCCGACCAATAGCTCCTGGCTCAACCGGATCGAAGCCCAGTTCACCGCCCTGCGCTACTTCGCCCTCGACGGCACCGACCACCAGAGCCACAAGGAGCAGGGAAGCATGATCCGCCGCTACATCATCTGGCGAAACAAGCACGCTGCCGACGAACGCCTCAGCGCGGTCGTCAATAGGGCGAACATCGCCTGA
- a CDS encoding tyrosine-type recombinase/integrase — translation MRSSPRNGRVYRRCGCRDPQHKQLGAHCPRLSADPEHGTWTFAVDLPANGNRHTLRRGGFPTEETARTALRRVLEGQDGGFSADPNQTVADYLTAWLQTKALTVKPTTLVRYRDYVTNDLIPNLGRIGLDDLSH, via the coding sequence ATGCGCTCCTCACCCCGCAACGGCCGCGTCTACCGCCGATGCGGCTGCCGCGACCCACAGCACAAGCAACTCGGCGCCCACTGCCCCCGCCTCTCCGCCGACCCCGAGCACGGCACCTGGACCTTCGCCGTCGACCTCCCCGCCAACGGCAACCGCCACACCCTGCGCCGCGGCGGCTTCCCCACCGAGGAGACCGCCCGCACCGCCCTCCGGCGGGTACTCGAGGGCCAGGACGGCGGCTTCAGCGCCGACCCCAACCAGACCGTCGCCGACTACCTCACCGCCTGGCTCCAGACCAAGGCCCTCACCGTCAAGCCCACCACCCTGGTCCGCTACCGCGACTACGTCACCAACGACCTCATCCCGAACCTCGGCCGCATCGGGCTCGACGACCTCAGCCACTAG